From a single Hippopotamus amphibius kiboko isolate mHipAmp2 chromosome X, mHipAmp2.hap2, whole genome shotgun sequence genomic region:
- the LOC130842083 gene encoding melanoma-associated antigen B4-like: MPRGKKNKRRARMKRHQAQGEAQHLKGAQAAEAEAEAEAEAEAAAAAGEEYPSSPSSVSQGTPPSSPAAGPGQEPQGAPATGSPEAGVSGPGAEGGAQAAPSTQSTRRDPLIRKASMLVQYLLEKYKMKEPITQAAMLKAVNKKYKEHFPEILRMASEQLELVLGLELKEVDRSNHYYTLTSKLDLPSEGGPSDEGELPPSGLLMMLLALIFVKGNRATEEEIWKFLSVLGVYAGRRHLIFGEPRRLITKDLVQQKYLKYRQVPDSNPPRYEFLWGPRAHAEISKMKALEVLAKINDTVPSSFPDLYEEALKDEKERAGMRAAARAAATAEGRAPSRAKSHSSPHV; the protein is encoded by the coding sequence ATGCCTCGGGGGAAGAAGAACAAGCGCCGCGCCCGCATGAAACGCCACCAGGCCCAGGGGGAGGCTCAGCATCTCAAGGGTGCCCAGGCCgctgaggctgaggctgaggctgaggctgaggctgaggcagcagcagcagcaggagaggagtacccctcctccccatcttctGTTTCTCAGGGTACTCCCCCGAGCTCCCCTGCTGCTGGCCCTGGCCAGGAGCCGCAGGGAGCCCCAGCCACTGGCTCTCCTGAGGCAGGGGTTTCAGGCCCAGGAGCTGAAGGAGGGGCCCAGGCAGCACCTTCCACTCAGAGCACTCGCAGAGATCCTCTGATCAGGAAGGCCAGCATGTTGGTGCAGTACCTGCTGGAGAAGTACAAGATGAAGGAGCCCATCACACAGGCCGCAATGCTGAAGGCTGTCAACAAGAAGTACAAGGAGCACTTCCCTGAGATCCTCAGGATGGCCTCTGAGCAGTTGGAGCTGGTCCTTGGCCTCGAGCTGAAGGAGGTCGACCGCAGCAATCACTACTACACCCTCACCAGCAAGCTGGACCTCCCCAGCGAGGGGGGTCCGAGTGATGAAGGGGAGCTTCCCCCGTCTGGTCTCCTGATGATGCTCCTGGCTCTGATCTTCGTGAAGGGCAACCGCGCCACTGAGGAGGAGATCTGGAAGTTCCTCAGTGTGTTGGGGGTCTATGCTGGGAGGAGGCACTTGATCTTTGGGGAGCCCAGGAGGCTCATCACCAAAGATCTGGTGCAGCAGAAGTACCTGAAGTACCGCCAGGTGCCCGACAGCAATCCTCCGCGCTATGAGTTCCTCTGGGGCCCCAGAGCCCATGCCGAAATCAGCAAGATGAAAGCGCTGGAGGTTCTGGCCAAGATCAATGATACCGTCCCGAGTTCCTTCCCAGATCTGTATGAGGAGGctctgaaagatgagaaagagagagcaggAATGAGAGCCGCGGCCAGGGCTGCAGCTACTGCTGAGGGCAGAGCACCTTCCAGGGCCAAGTCCCACAGCTCCCCCCACGTCTAG